The following proteins are co-located in the Chloroflexota bacterium genome:
- a CDS encoding hydrogenase small subunit, translating into MVWLQCATCTGCSVSALNSVSPTIKNLLVDEVIPGKTLNLRYHATLMAGAGDGVIEAMERTAKEDNGGFVLIVEGAVPTAQGGIFGVLGERKGKPITMATWVDSLARAAGAVIALGTCAAFGGIAAGKPNPSGSVGVSHFFKMRSISTPLLNIPGCPPHPDWLVGTVASVMLQGLPGPKELDEFLRPRAFFDKTVHERCPRRAYFEEGKFARKFGEPGCLNELGCKGPVSHADCPLRLWNHGVNWCIGSGGLCLGCVEPGFPDLVSPMYEKMSENTVPTVGQGKRGE; encoded by the coding sequence GTGGTCTGGTTGCAATGCGCCACCTGCACCGGCTGCTCCGTCTCGGCCCTCAACAGCGTCAGCCCCACTATCAAGAACCTTCTGGTGGACGAGGTCATTCCCGGCAAGACCCTGAATCTTCGCTACCACGCCACCCTTATGGCGGGGGCGGGGGACGGGGTTATTGAAGCCATGGAGAGGACCGCCAAGGAAGATAACGGAGGGTTTGTCCTGATTGTGGAGGGGGCCGTCCCCACGGCCCAGGGTGGCATCTTCGGGGTGCTGGGGGAGAGGAAGGGGAAGCCCATAACCATGGCCACCTGGGTGGATTCCCTTGCCCGGGCTGCCGGGGCGGTTATTGCCCTGGGCACCTGTGCCGCCTTTGGGGGTATTGCGGCCGGCAAGCCCAACCCCTCCGGGTCGGTGGGGGTGAGCCACTTCTTCAAGATGCGCTCCATCAGTACGCCTCTGCTCAACATCCCTGGCTGTCCCCCCCATCCCGACTGGCTGGTAGGCACCGTGGCCAGTGTAATGCTCCAGGGCTTGCCCGGACCCAAAGAGCTGGACGAGTTCCTGAGGCCCAGGGCCTTCTTTGACAAGACTGTCCATGAGCGCTGCCCGCGCCGGGCCTATTTTGAGGAGGGGAAGTTCGCCCGCAAATTCGGTGAGCCCGGATGTCTCAACGAGCTGGGATGCAAAGGGCCGGTCAGCCATGCCGACTGCCCCCTGAGGCTGTGGAACCATGGCGTCAACTGGTGCATCGGCTCGGGGGGCCTGTGTCTGGGCTGTGTGGAGCCGGGCTTCCCTGACCTGGTATCGCCAATGTACGAGAAGATGAGCGAAAACACGGTGCCCACCGTGGGGCAGGGAAAGAGGGGCGAGTAG